In the genome of Candoia aspera isolate rCanAsp1 chromosome 1, rCanAsp1.hap2, whole genome shotgun sequence, one region contains:
- the TMEM247 gene encoding transmembrane protein 247 — protein sequence MENLDTRETSREPHSSSDFSTFEAESVHHTDKEIQADLDHTSNLEESEYSYQGGNVEFKDMQAGIEFAVQITPIKDSKKHKEKMDAARETPGSSYFPDDMTETLDNKSQAEQVAITKQRRGNAMSPEVYSRIGEASSLEGMGHLNSRQITAADLDLEKMRLDGAMIRLKYRHEDNEKRRQHEEKMEQLRQKVPSQSIGQELHELFQPQNQYALFFFCFIFIHVIYTVRELAFYFITKHHIFCFAILLYFVFKKIFLDYKNRKKQP from the exons ATGGAGAACTTGGACACCAGA GAAACATCCAGAGAACCCCATTCATCTTCCGATTTCTCCACCTTTGAGGCAGAGTCCGTGCACCACACAGACAAGGAGATTCAAGCAGATCTGGATCATACTAGCAATCTGGAAGAGTCTGAATATTCTTATCAAGGAGGCAATGTAGAATTCAAGGACATGCAGGCAGGAATTGAGTTTGCTGTGCAGATAACCCCAATTAAAGATTCCAAAAAGCATAAGGAAAAGATG GATGCTGCAAGGGAGACTCCAGGCTCTTCCTACTTTCCTGATGATATGACAGAGACCTTAGACAATAAGAGTCAAgcagagcaggtggcaatcaCCAAGCAAAGAAGGGGCAATGCTATGTCACCAGAAGTATATTCCAGGATAGGGGAGGCCAGCAGTTTGGAAGGAATGGGTCATCTGAACAGTAGGCAGATCACAGCAGCTGATCTTGACTTGGAGAAGATGAGGTTGGATGGTGCAATGATTAGGCTAAAATATAGGCATGAAGATAATGAAAAGCGACGTCAGCatgaagaaaaaatggaacaGCTACGCCAAAAGGTTCCCTCTCAATCA ATTGGACAAGAGCTCCATGAATTATTCCAGCCCCAGAACCAGTATgccctattttttttctgcttcatcttTATCCATGTTATTTACACAGTAAGGGAGCTGGCTTTCTATTTTATTACGAAGCACCACATATTCTGCTTTGCCATTTTGCTGTATTTTGTTTTCAAGAAGATTTTCCTGGATTACAAAAATAGGAAAAAACAGCCTTGA